The genome window CCTCGACCTGCCCGCCACCGGCGGGCGCCGCGCGGCCCTGATGGCGGCCCTGCGCGAGGCGATCCGCAGCGGGCGGCTGGCACCCGGCACCAGGCTGCCGCCGTACCGCTCGCTCGCCGCCGACCTCGGCCTCGCCCGCAACACCGCCGCCGAGGCCTACGCCGAACTCGTCGCCGAAGGCTGGCTGACGGCCCGGCAGGGCTCCGGCACCACCGTCGCCGAGCGCGCCGAACCGGCGCCGACCGCCCGGGCCCGCCGGCCGTCCGCCCGCCCCGGCCCCGTCCACGACCTGCGGCAGGGCCAGCCGGACGCCGCCTCCTTCCCACGCTCGGCCTGGCTGGCCGCCGGGCGCCGGGCCCTCACCGCGGCGCCCAACGAGGCGTTCGGGCCCGGCGATCCGCAGGGGCGCCGCGAGCTGCGGACCGTCCTCGCCGACTACCTCGCCCGCGCCCGCGGGGTGCGCACCGACCCGGACCGGATCGTCGTCTGCTCCGGATTCGCCCACGCGCTGCGGCTGTTGTTCGACGGCGCGGGCGCCGTCCTGCCCGCCGAGGCGAACGGGCCACTGGCCGTCGAGGGGTACGGGCTGGCCTTCCACCGCTCGCTGCTGGCCGCCGCCGGAGTCACGACCGTGCCGCTGCCGCTGGACGAAAACGGCGCCCGGATAGGGGAGTTGACGGACAGGCCGGACGTCCGGACGGTGCTGCTCACCCCCGCCCACCAGTTCCCGACCGGCGGGCCGCTGCACGCCGCCCGGCGCGCCGCCGTCGTCGACTGGGCGCGCGGGCGCGGCGGGCTGGTCCTGGAGGACGACTACGACGGCGAGTTCCGCTACGACCGCCAGCCCGTCGGAGCCGTTCAGGGCCTGGACCCGGAGCGGGTGGTCTACCTCGGCACGGCCAGCAAGAGCCTGTCGCCGGCGCTGCGGCTCGGCTGGATGGTGCTGCCCGACCACCTGGTCGACCGGGTGCTCGCCGCCAAGGGCGAACGCGAGGCCTGGGCCAGCGCGTTGGACCAGCTGACCCTCGCCGAGTTCATCGACTCCGGCGGCTACGACCGGCACGTGCGCCGGATGCGACGCCGCTACCGGGACCGCCGGGACCGGCTGGTGGCCGCGCTCGCCGCGAGCGCCCCGCACGTCGCGGTCTCGGGCATCGCGGCAGGCCTGCACGCGGTGCTGCGGCTCGCCCCCGGCACCGAGCGCTCCGTGCTGAAGGCCGCCGCCTACCGGGGCCTGGCCGTGGACGGGCTCGCCGACTACCGGCACCCGGCGCTCGCGGCGGGCGCCGTGCCCGCCCCCGACGGCCTGGTGGTCGGCTACGCGACCCCGCCCGACCACGCCTACCCGGCGGCGCTCGCCGCGCTCTGCGACATCCTGCCGCCGCCGGCCTGATCGTCGGCCTGAACGGGTTCGAGTGAGCGGCGCGCAGGATACGGCCTCGGGCGGCGCCGTGGTGGCGGAACGCGGACACAATGGCCCGCCGCGTCCGCCCGCCGCTCGTCACCCGGTACGGGCCGGGGCGGAGGGGTGCAACGGAAGCGGTACCGCCCCCTACGCTCCATGGTCATGCGCAGAACACACCTGAGGCGTTCCGCTCTCGCCGCGATACCGGCCGTCGCCGCCGGTCTGCTCCTCTCCGCCGCACCCGCCCAGGCGGCCGCCCCGCTGCCGTTCACGGCCGTCGTCGACCGGGGGACGGCCACGCCGGGCAGCTCGTTCACGCTCACGCTGACGCTCAGCAACCCGTACGACACCCCGATCCAGTTCGTCTACCAGAGCGTGCAGCCGACGTACTCGACGCTGCAGGAGAAGGGCCTCAAGTTCGCGGCGAGCGCCTGCGGCACCCAGACCAGCGGGTGCAGTGAGAACGTCCACGGTGGCATCGCCCGCTACAACGTGCCGCTCGCCCCCGGGGCGACCAGCAGCTTCACCGTGACCTACACCGTCGCTCCGGACTCCGCGTGCGGCGCGACCAGCCGGATCGACCTCTACACCTACCTGTACTACGAGTACAACAGTGGCTTGGCCAACAACTCCGGCATCGTCAACCTTCCCGGTACGGCAGTCCCCTGCGTCTGACGCCGGTTCCGTCAAGACCGTCCCCCGTTCTCCGTTCCCCCTTCTCCTGAATCACCGGACAGCTCCTGTTCTCCCGTCAGGTGCCGGCCGCCCCCGTACCGGTACCTGACGGGCTGTCCGTGCAACCCCTCTCGCCCGCGTCTGTCGGTGCCGGATGGCAGGCTGGGCCCATGGCCGAACCATCGCTCACCGACGCCGCCGACGACGGGCACCTGCCGATCCCATACGACCTTTACGCCGCCATCCGGAAGCGGGCGGACGAACGGACCGCCCCGCTCGTGGACGGGCTGATCCGCTCATCGCTCGCCCTGGCCCCGGCCCTCGCGCTGACCCCGGACACCGCCGATGAGTCCGTGGAGGGCCCTGTCGCCGGGCGGCTCGGCGGCCTGCCCGCACTGGCCGACGGCGTCGAGTGGCCCGAGTACGCCGGGCACCCGATGCAGCTGGTCGCCCAACTCGACTGCGCCGGGCTGGCCGGGGCCCACGCGGGCGGG of Streptomyces kaniharaensis contains these proteins:
- the pdxR gene encoding MocR-like pyridoxine biosynthesis transcription factor PdxR; translation: MTDTPVTHPRQPAEPAHPSGNDLHLDLPATGGRRAALMAALREAIRSGRLAPGTRLPPYRSLAADLGLARNTAAEAYAELVAEGWLTARQGSGTTVAERAEPAPTARARRPSARPGPVHDLRQGQPDAASFPRSAWLAAGRRALTAAPNEAFGPGDPQGRRELRTVLADYLARARGVRTDPDRIVVCSGFAHALRLLFDGAGAVLPAEANGPLAVEGYGLAFHRSLLAAAGVTTVPLPLDENGARIGELTDRPDVRTVLLTPAHQFPTGGPLHAARRAAVVDWARGRGGLVLEDDYDGEFRYDRQPVGAVQGLDPERVVYLGTASKSLSPALRLGWMVLPDHLVDRVLAAKGEREAWASALDQLTLAEFIDSGGYDRHVRRMRRRYRDRRDRLVAALAASAPHVAVSGIAAGLHAVLRLAPGTERSVLKAAAYRGLAVDGLADYRHPALAAGAVPAPDGLVVGYATPPDHAYPAALAALCDILPPPA